From Actinoplanes oblitus, a single genomic window includes:
- a CDS encoding laminin G domain-containing protein, whose product MRRRFALLSLLTTASLLTVAPMPARAAYPSDLASWAMDESPGAHWMSDSSGNGLDGQIGGEVGTGLTLNGATGYRFDRLQPDTPPAHPGHLVVVPDASALNPGDRDYAVTLRLRTVNHFGNIIQKGQATTGGGSFKLEIPNGRVTCSFRGDRGMLKAIAPSAINDGAWHVVTCVRVSTGVALAIDGRRVAGRQGWTGTIRNNWPLTIGGKLDCDQRTVGCDYFAGDLDYAKIQTA is encoded by the coding sequence ATGCGACGTCGTTTCGCGCTGCTCAGCCTCCTGACCACGGCATCTCTGCTGACCGTCGCACCGATGCCGGCCCGCGCCGCGTACCCTTCCGACCTCGCCTCCTGGGCGATGGACGAGTCACCCGGCGCCCATTGGATGTCCGACAGCAGCGGAAACGGACTTGACGGGCAGATCGGCGGCGAGGTCGGCACCGGCCTGACGCTGAACGGCGCGACCGGCTACCGCTTCGACCGACTGCAGCCGGACACTCCGCCGGCGCACCCGGGCCACCTGGTCGTGGTTCCGGACGCTTCGGCGCTCAATCCCGGCGACCGGGACTACGCGGTGACGCTGCGGCTGCGCACCGTCAACCACTTCGGCAACATCATCCAGAAGGGCCAGGCCACCACCGGCGGCGGCAGCTTCAAGCTGGAGATCCCGAACGGGCGGGTGACCTGCTCGTTCCGCGGCGACCGGGGCATGCTGAAGGCGATCGCGCCGTCCGCCATCAACGACGGCGCCTGGCACGTGGTGACCTGCGTGCGGGTCAGCACCGGGGTGGCGCTGGCGATCGACGGGCGACGGGTGGCCGGGCGGCAGGGGTGGACCGGCACGATCCGCAACAACTGGCCGTTGACGATCGGCGGGAAGCTGGACTGCGACCAGCGGACGGTCGGGTGCGACTACTTCGCCGGCGACCTGGACTACGCGAAGATCCAAACCGCTTAG
- a CDS encoding sugar ABC transporter ATP-binding protein, with amino-acid sequence MGEPTTKPVLEMTGIRKVFPGVVALDGVDFRLFPGEVHALMGENGAGKSTLIKVLTGVYEIDGGDIALSGKQVRITGPLAAQKAGISTVYQEVNLCTNLTVAENIFIGREPRTFGKIRWGQMRRRAAELLKRLDLDLDVSAPLSTYSLAIQQMVAIARAVDIEARVLILDEPTSSLDASEVEQLFRVMRRLKGEGVAILFVSHFLDQIYEISDRLTVLRNGQLIGEYKTAELSQVQLVEKMIGKELATLEGLEDKAQRSRTRSAGAEPVLQAKGVGRTGAIAPFDLTIHEGEVVGLAGLLGSGRTELARLLFGADKPDQGELRVDGKPVTLRDPQVAMKRGIAFSSENRRTEGIIGDLSVRENIILALQASRGWTRPIPRRRQDEIVDKYIKALQIRPADPERPVRNLSGGNQQKVLLARWLITEPRLLIIDEPTRGIDVGAKAEIQKLVAELSDGGMAVLFVSAELEEVLRLSHKIEVLRDRRLIEELENTAEVDADRIMQTIASGASS; translated from the coding sequence ATGGGCGAACCCACCACAAAACCGGTCCTCGAGATGACCGGCATCCGCAAGGTCTTCCCCGGCGTCGTCGCCCTGGACGGCGTCGACTTCCGTCTGTTCCCCGGCGAGGTGCACGCCCTGATGGGCGAGAACGGCGCCGGCAAATCCACGCTGATCAAGGTGCTCACCGGCGTCTACGAGATCGACGGCGGCGACATCGCGCTGAGCGGGAAGCAGGTCCGGATCACCGGGCCGCTGGCCGCCCAGAAGGCCGGGATCAGCACCGTCTACCAAGAGGTCAACCTCTGCACCAACCTCACCGTCGCGGAGAACATCTTCATCGGCCGGGAGCCGCGGACCTTCGGCAAGATCCGCTGGGGCCAGATGCGCCGCCGGGCCGCCGAGCTGCTCAAGCGGCTCGACCTGGACCTGGACGTGTCCGCGCCGCTGAGCACCTACTCGCTGGCCATCCAGCAGATGGTGGCGATCGCCCGGGCCGTCGACATCGAGGCCCGGGTGCTGATCCTCGACGAGCCGACCTCCAGCCTGGACGCCTCCGAGGTCGAGCAGCTGTTCCGGGTGATGCGCCGGCTCAAGGGCGAGGGCGTGGCGATCCTGTTCGTCTCGCACTTCCTCGACCAGATCTACGAGATCTCCGACCGGCTCACCGTGCTGCGCAACGGCCAGCTGATCGGCGAGTACAAGACCGCCGAGCTGTCCCAGGTGCAGCTGGTCGAGAAGATGATCGGCAAGGAGCTCGCGACGCTGGAGGGCCTGGAGGACAAGGCCCAGCGGTCCCGCACCAGGAGCGCCGGCGCGGAGCCGGTCCTGCAGGCCAAGGGTGTCGGCCGGACGGGCGCGATCGCCCCGTTCGACCTGACCATCCACGAGGGCGAGGTGGTCGGCCTGGCCGGCCTGCTCGGCTCCGGCCGCACCGAGCTGGCCCGGCTGCTCTTCGGCGCGGACAAGCCGGACCAGGGCGAGCTCCGCGTGGACGGCAAGCCCGTCACGCTGCGCGACCCGCAGGTGGCGATGAAGCGGGGGATCGCCTTCTCCTCGGAGAACCGCCGCACCGAGGGCATCATCGGCGACCTCAGCGTCCGGGAGAACATCATCCTGGCGCTGCAGGCGTCGCGCGGCTGGACCCGGCCGATCCCGCGTCGCCGGCAGGACGAGATCGTCGACAAGTACATCAAGGCGCTGCAGATCCGCCCGGCCGACCCGGAGCGCCCGGTCCGCAACCTGTCCGGCGGCAACCAGCAGAAGGTGCTGCTGGCCCGCTGGCTGATCACCGAGCCGCGGCTGCTGATCATCGACGAGCCGACCCGGGGCATCGACGTCGGCGCCAAGGCGGAGATCCAGAAACTGGTCGCCGAGCTCTCCGACGGCGGCATGGCGGTGCTCTTCGTCAGCGCCGAGCTGGAGGAGGTGCTCCGGCTCAGCCACAAGATCGAGGTGCTGCGAGACCGGCGGCTGATCGAGGAGCTGGAGAACACCGCCGAGGTCGACGCCGACCGCATCATGCAGACCATCGCCAGCGGAGCAAGCTCATGA
- the araA gene encoding L-arabinose isomerase, whose product MSNGEIWFLTGSQGLYGPETLEQVASQSREIASQLDRNLDADVVWQPVLTSAEQILDVCRRASSTPGVLGVITWMHTFSPAKMWIAGLDALRAPLLHLHTQHNVALPWSEIDMDFMNLNQAAHGDREFGFIESRLGVPRKTVAGHVSNPAVVARIATWVRAARGYSAMRNLKLARFGDNMRDVAVTEGDKVEAQLKFGVSVNTYGVNDLVAVVDQVGDAEIDKLVSEYADTYEISEELKADRKESLRYGAKIELGLRQFLTEGGFKAFTSNFEDLGGLRQLPGLAVQRLMADGYGFGGEGDWKTSVLVHTLKAMVPGGATSFMEDYTYDLTPGNEVILGAHMLEVCPSIAADKPKLEIHPLGIGGREDPVRLVFDAKPGKAIVLGLADLGERFRLVANEVEVVPPTAPLPKLPVARAVWKPAPSLSTSAECWLTAGGPHHTVLSAAVGAEELADLADMVGTELLLIDENTTTRQFTKEVRWNQAYHRLARGFGR is encoded by the coding sequence ATGAGCAACGGGGAAATCTGGTTCCTGACCGGCAGTCAGGGACTCTACGGGCCGGAGACCCTGGAGCAGGTCGCCTCGCAGTCCCGGGAGATCGCGTCACAGCTGGACCGCAACCTCGACGCCGACGTCGTCTGGCAGCCCGTGCTGACCAGCGCCGAGCAGATCCTGGACGTCTGCCGCCGGGCCTCGTCGACGCCCGGCGTGCTCGGCGTGATCACCTGGATGCACACGTTCTCGCCGGCCAAGATGTGGATCGCCGGCCTGGACGCGCTGCGCGCCCCGCTGCTGCACCTGCACACCCAGCACAACGTGGCGCTGCCCTGGTCCGAGATCGACATGGATTTCATGAACCTGAACCAGGCCGCGCACGGCGACCGGGAGTTCGGGTTCATCGAGAGCCGGCTCGGCGTACCGCGCAAGACGGTGGCCGGGCACGTCAGCAACCCGGCGGTGGTCGCCCGGATCGCGACCTGGGTGCGGGCGGCGCGCGGCTACTCCGCGATGCGCAACCTGAAGCTGGCCCGGTTCGGCGACAACATGCGCGACGTCGCGGTGACCGAGGGGGACAAGGTCGAGGCGCAGCTCAAGTTCGGCGTCTCGGTCAACACCTACGGCGTCAACGACCTGGTCGCGGTGGTCGACCAGGTCGGCGATGCGGAGATCGACAAGCTGGTGTCCGAATACGCGGACACCTACGAGATCTCGGAAGAGCTGAAGGCGGACCGGAAGGAGTCGCTCCGCTACGGGGCGAAGATCGAGCTCGGGCTGCGGCAGTTCCTCACCGAGGGCGGCTTCAAGGCGTTCACCAGCAACTTCGAGGACCTCGGCGGGCTCCGGCAGCTTCCCGGCCTGGCCGTGCAGCGCCTGATGGCCGACGGCTACGGCTTCGGCGGCGAGGGCGACTGGAAGACCTCGGTGCTGGTGCACACGCTCAAGGCGATGGTCCCGGGCGGCGCCACCTCGTTCATGGAGGACTACACCTACGACCTCACGCCGGGCAACGAGGTCATCCTCGGCGCCCACATGCTGGAGGTCTGCCCCTCGATCGCGGCCGACAAGCCGAAGCTGGAGATCCACCCGCTCGGCATCGGCGGCCGCGAGGACCCGGTCCGCCTGGTCTTCGACGCGAAGCCGGGCAAGGCGATAGTGCTCGGCCTGGCCGATCTGGGTGAGCGGTTCCGCCTGGTCGCCAACGAGGTCGAGGTGGTCCCGCCGACAGCGCCGCTGCCGAAGCTGCCGGTCGCCCGGGCGGTCTGGAAGCCGGCCCCGTCGCTGTCCACGTCGGCCGAGTGCTGGCTGACCGCCGGCGGACCGCACCACACCGTGCTCTCCGCCGCGGTCGGCGCGGAGGAGCTGGCCGACCTGGCCGACATGGTGGGCACCGAGCTGCTGCTGATCGACGAGAACACGACGACCCGGCAGTTCACCAAGGAGGTGCGCTGGAACCAGGCGTACCACCGGCTGGCGCGCGGCTTCGGCCGCTGA
- the yjfF gene encoding galactofuranose ABC transporter, permease protein YjfF, producing MKTTIDVSPEVAQNAPVNPRRRVYRPNTKYIPILATLILLVAMYLGGVANLAHFDEPSVVVNLFRDNAVLLVVAVGMTFVILTGGIDLSVGAVISLTTTLTATLLQGGWPPLVVLPLVLVLGALLGAGMGAVIHYFKVEPFIATLAGLFLARGLALFINQESIPIRDELWRTLSDMRIPLAEGVKTTPIAVVALVSVLIAAGVLAWTRFGRNVYAIGGSADSALLMGLPVARTRVLVYTISGFCAALGGLLYTINSTSGHALQGAGTELDAIAACVIGGVLLTGGSGYVFGTLLGVMVFGLISTIINFQGNLNSAWTRIVVGILLFGFIVLQRLVTRRAR from the coding sequence ATGAAAACCACCATCGACGTGTCGCCGGAGGTCGCGCAGAACGCGCCGGTCAACCCGCGCCGCCGCGTCTACCGGCCGAACACCAAGTACATCCCGATCCTCGCGACGCTGATCCTGCTGGTCGCCATGTACCTCGGCGGGGTGGCGAACCTGGCGCACTTCGACGAGCCCAGCGTGGTGGTCAACCTGTTCCGCGACAACGCGGTGCTGCTGGTCGTCGCGGTGGGGATGACCTTCGTGATCCTCACCGGCGGCATCGACCTGTCGGTCGGGGCGGTCATCTCGCTCACCACCACGCTCACCGCGACACTGTTGCAGGGCGGCTGGCCGCCGCTGGTGGTCCTGCCGCTGGTGCTGGTGCTCGGCGCGCTGCTCGGCGCCGGCATGGGCGCGGTGATCCACTACTTCAAGGTGGAGCCGTTCATCGCCACGCTGGCCGGGCTGTTCCTGGCCCGGGGCCTGGCGCTGTTCATCAACCAGGAGTCCATCCCGATCCGCGACGAACTGTGGCGGACGCTGTCCGACATGCGGATCCCGCTCGCCGAGGGGGTCAAGACCACCCCGATCGCCGTCGTGGCGCTGGTGTCGGTGCTGATCGCGGCCGGCGTGCTGGCCTGGACCCGGTTCGGCCGCAACGTCTACGCGATCGGCGGCAGCGCCGACTCGGCGCTGCTGATGGGCCTGCCGGTGGCCCGCACCCGGGTCCTGGTCTACACGATCAGCGGCTTCTGCGCGGCGCTCGGTGGTCTGCTGTACACGATCAACTCCACCTCGGGCCACGCGCTGCAGGGCGCCGGCACCGAGCTGGACGCGATCGCCGCCTGCGTCATCGGCGGGGTGCTGCTGACCGGCGGTTCCGGTTACGTCTTCGGCACCCTGCTCGGCGTGATGGTCTTCGGCCTGATCTCGACCATCATCAACTTCCAGGGCAACCTGAACTCGGCCTGGACCCGGATCGTGGTCGGCATCCTGCTCTTCGGCTTCATTGTTCTGCAGCGACTGGTTACACGGAGGGCTCGATGA
- a CDS encoding WXG100 family type VII secretion target, translated as MSHDPLVAPAQSTTTWSTGLGLAEDVRQISDGIQSNSWVDAALGGVGGSLDALAVAVDPFGSLFAWGVGWLMEHVQPLKDALDWLAGRPGEIAAHAATWRNVSAAATQTHQQYAAAIRTQVAGWDGASGDAYRAHAAEHLAAIEGIATATNAISYAVEGAGLLVGMVREIVRDLIAQFVATLAVRLPQWLAEEGVTLGLATPVVAGQVAALVATWANRIQRFIRALLNSLRRLNGRLAELAGILDRLKQLLGRLSRADPANPAPRRGTGLYSRSGALSNREVLDQGVGLPRTAETVQTYGELAGVDFRGVPVEVVESADDVAYLDFQGAVARTDSLGVQLGPAAFQDEETLVRTLGHESVHVRQHEEGRITTMTGPLEDEAYQAEERFVETWRRNRT; from the coding sequence GTGAGCCACGATCCGCTGGTCGCGCCGGCGCAAAGCACGACCACCTGGTCCACCGGCCTGGGGCTGGCCGAGGATGTCCGGCAGATCAGCGATGGCATTCAGAGCAACAGTTGGGTCGATGCCGCTCTGGGCGGTGTCGGCGGGAGTCTCGACGCTCTGGCGGTGGCGGTCGATCCGTTCGGCTCGCTGTTCGCCTGGGGTGTCGGCTGGCTGATGGAGCATGTCCAGCCGCTGAAAGACGCGCTCGACTGGCTGGCCGGCAGGCCCGGTGAGATCGCCGCGCACGCGGCGACTTGGCGTAACGTCTCAGCCGCTGCGACGCAGACCCATCAGCAGTACGCGGCAGCGATCCGGACACAGGTCGCCGGCTGGGATGGCGCGTCCGGTGACGCCTACCGCGCTCATGCCGCCGAGCACCTCGCTGCGATCGAGGGCATCGCAACCGCGACGAACGCGATCTCGTACGCGGTCGAAGGCGCCGGCCTCCTGGTGGGAATGGTCCGCGAGATCGTTCGTGACCTGATCGCGCAGTTCGTGGCGACGCTTGCGGTTCGGTTGCCGCAGTGGCTGGCTGAGGAAGGCGTCACGCTTGGTCTGGCCACCCCGGTGGTAGCCGGGCAGGTCGCTGCCCTGGTCGCCACCTGGGCCAACCGGATCCAGCGCTTCATCCGGGCCCTGCTGAACAGCTTGCGCCGCCTGAACGGCAGGCTCGCCGAACTCGCCGGCATTCTGGACCGTCTCAAGCAGTTGCTCGGTCGGTTGAGCCGAGCCGATCCGGCGAATCCGGCACCGCGGCGTGGCACTGGCCTGTACTCGCGTTCCGGCGCCTTGTCGAATCGTGAGGTTCTCGATCAGGGCGTCGGGTTGCCGCGAACGGCGGAGACCGTGCAAACCTACGGCGAACTCGCGGGCGTCGATTTCCGGGGAGTTCCGGTCGAGGTCGTCGAGAGCGCCGACGACGTCGCCTACCTCGACTTTCAGGGTGCGGTGGCCAGGACCGACTCGCTCGGGGTCCAGTTGGGCCCTGCGGCGTTCCAGGACGAGGAGACCCTGGTCCGGACTCTTGGGCATGAGAGTGTGCACGTCCGTCAACACGAGGAGGGCCGGATCACGACCATGACCGGGCCGTTGGAGGATGAGGCCTACCAAGCGGAGGAGCGATTCGTCGAGACTTGGAGGAGGAACCGGACATGA
- a CDS encoding ABC transporter substrate-binding protein, whose product MVRVKMMAAALTGLLAVSALAGCGSKSDDAGSGGSGSSDGKLVMGFSQVGAESGWRTANTKSIQDAAKEKGIELKFSDAQGKQEKQIEAIRGFITQKVDVIAFSPVVTSGWDSVLKDAKDAGIPVILTDRAVDSQDTSLYKSFLGSDFIKEGKEAGDWLVKQYEGKNEPVNVVELQGTVGAAPAIDRQKGFAEAIKANPNIKVVKSQSGNFTRAEGKTTMESILQSTPDIDVLYAHNDDMGLGAIEAIEAAGKKPGKDIKIITVDAVKDGMTALSEGKINYIVECSPLLGPQLMDLAKKVKNKEEVPQRVLTEETTFTQEQAKAALPDRKY is encoded by the coding sequence ATGGTGCGCGTGAAGATGATGGCGGCGGCGCTGACGGGCCTGCTGGCCGTGTCGGCGCTCGCCGGCTGTGGCAGCAAGAGCGACGACGCCGGCTCGGGCGGCTCCGGTTCCAGCGACGGCAAGCTGGTCATGGGCTTCTCCCAGGTCGGTGCCGAGAGTGGCTGGCGGACCGCGAACACCAAGTCGATCCAGGACGCCGCCAAGGAAAAGGGCATCGAGCTGAAGTTCTCGGACGCCCAGGGCAAGCAGGAGAAGCAGATCGAGGCCATCCGCGGCTTCATCACGCAGAAGGTCGACGTCATCGCCTTCTCGCCGGTGGTCACCTCGGGCTGGGACTCGGTGCTCAAGGACGCGAAGGACGCCGGCATCCCGGTGATCCTGACCGACCGCGCCGTCGACTCGCAGGACACCTCGCTCTACAAGAGCTTCCTCGGCTCGGACTTCATCAAGGAGGGCAAGGAGGCCGGCGACTGGCTGGTCAAGCAGTACGAGGGCAAGAACGAGCCGGTCAACGTCGTCGAGCTGCAGGGCACCGTCGGCGCGGCGCCGGCCATCGACCGGCAGAAGGGCTTCGCCGAGGCGATCAAGGCGAACCCGAACATCAAGGTCGTCAAGTCGCAGTCCGGTAACTTCACCCGGGCCGAGGGCAAGACGACGATGGAGAGCATCCTGCAGTCCACCCCGGACATCGACGTTCTCTACGCGCACAATGACGACATGGGTCTCGGCGCCATCGAGGCGATCGAGGCGGCCGGCAAGAAGCCGGGCAAGGACATCAAGATCATCACGGTGGACGCGGTCAAGGACGGCATGACCGCCCTCTCCGAGGGCAAGATCAACTACATCGTGGAGTGCAGCCCGCTCCTCGGCCCGCAGCTGATGGACCTGGCCAAGAAGGTGAAGAACAAGGAGGAGGTCCCGCAGCGGGTCCTCACCGAGGAGACCACCTTCACCCAGGAGCAGGCCAAGGCCGCCCTCCCGGACCGCAAGTACTGA
- a CDS encoding type VII secretion target, which produces MRFPAEAVRQHAAAVSEAAGQLELARSTVREVTMDSQAYGEVCRFLPGLLSPLFGGAVEVLNGAVDALSETAFKLRAAAEVIENADFESARHLTESARGPGSP; this is translated from the coding sequence ATGCGGTTCCCGGCCGAGGCGGTCCGGCAGCACGCTGCCGCGGTCAGCGAGGCTGCCGGGCAGCTGGAGCTGGCCAGATCCACGGTGCGTGAGGTCACCATGGACAGCCAGGCGTACGGGGAGGTGTGTCGATTCCTCCCCGGCCTGTTGAGTCCTTTGTTCGGTGGCGCGGTCGAGGTGTTGAACGGCGCGGTGGACGCGCTGTCCGAGACGGCCTTCAAGCTTCGCGCGGCCGCAGAGGTCATCGAGAATGCTGATTTCGAGAGCGCCCGGCATTTGACCGAATCGGCCCGTGGTCCCGGGTCGCCGTAG
- a CDS encoding amidohydrolase, with protein sequence MSGDLVFTNGSVFTADPLRGATTTVVVRDGRILAVGADDVRDLARPGAETIDLAGRLLLPGFQDAHVHAVMGGVELGQCDLTGAPDLDDYLRRVRDYADAHPGLAWISGGGWAMEVFPGGVPGRELLDRVVPDRPVYLINRDHHGAWVNSRALELAGIDAGTPDPVDGRIDRRPDGVPAGGLQEGAMRLVARLLPEVTRAERLAGLLRAQALLHSLGVTAWQDAMLCATNGYPDVADAYLEAAGTGRLTATVVGALWWDRDRGAEQIPELLAKRDKHTVGRLRADSVKLMLDGVAENFTAAMTRPYRDACGCATTNAGLSFIDPAALRGYVTELDAHGFQTHFHALGDRAVREALDAVAAARTANGFRDTRPHLAHLQVVHPDDIPRFRQLRASANLQPFWASHEPQMDELTIPFLEPALAERQYPFGDLLRAGVHLAAGSDWPVTTPDPLQGVHVAVNRAHHGSGYPAFLPAQRLDLAAALTAYTAGSAFVNHLDDTGSIRPGFRADLVVLDRDPFRAPAAEIGDATVAMTFVDGVPVHGA encoded by the coding sequence ATGTCGGGAGATCTGGTCTTCACCAACGGCTCCGTCTTCACCGCCGACCCGCTGCGCGGGGCCACGACCACGGTGGTGGTCCGGGACGGGCGGATTCTCGCTGTCGGCGCCGACGACGTACGCGACCTCGCCCGTCCCGGCGCCGAGACGATCGACCTGGCCGGGCGGCTGCTGCTGCCCGGCTTCCAGGACGCGCACGTGCACGCCGTCATGGGTGGCGTGGAACTCGGCCAGTGCGACCTGACCGGCGCCCCCGACCTCGACGACTACCTGCGCCGGGTGCGCGACTACGCCGACGCCCACCCGGGCCTCGCGTGGATCAGCGGCGGCGGCTGGGCCATGGAGGTCTTCCCCGGCGGGGTGCCCGGCCGGGAGCTGCTCGACCGGGTCGTCCCGGACCGCCCGGTCTACCTGATCAACCGGGACCATCACGGCGCGTGGGTGAACAGCCGCGCGCTGGAGCTGGCCGGCATCGACGCGGGCACCCCGGATCCGGTCGACGGCCGGATCGACCGCCGCCCCGACGGTGTCCCGGCCGGCGGCCTGCAGGAGGGCGCCATGCGACTGGTGGCGCGGCTGCTGCCCGAGGTCACCCGGGCCGAGCGGCTGGCCGGGCTGCTCCGCGCGCAGGCCCTGTTGCACTCGCTGGGCGTCACCGCCTGGCAGGACGCCATGCTGTGCGCCACGAACGGCTACCCGGACGTCGCCGACGCCTATCTGGAGGCGGCCGGCACCGGCCGGCTCACCGCCACCGTGGTCGGCGCGCTGTGGTGGGACCGCGACCGCGGCGCCGAGCAGATCCCGGAGCTGCTGGCCAAGCGGGACAAGCACACCGTCGGCCGGCTGCGCGCGGACAGCGTGAAACTGATGCTGGACGGCGTCGCGGAGAACTTCACCGCGGCGATGACCCGGCCGTACCGCGACGCGTGCGGCTGCGCGACGACGAACGCCGGCCTCTCGTTCATCGACCCGGCCGCGCTGCGCGGCTACGTCACCGAGCTGGACGCGCACGGCTTCCAGACGCACTTCCACGCGCTCGGCGACCGGGCGGTCCGGGAGGCGCTGGACGCGGTCGCGGCGGCTCGCACCGCCAACGGGTTCCGGGACACCCGGCCGCACCTGGCACATCTGCAGGTCGTCCACCCCGACGACATCCCGCGCTTCCGGCAACTGCGAGCGAGCGCGAACCTGCAGCCGTTCTGGGCGTCGCACGAGCCGCAGATGGACGAGCTGACCATCCCGTTCCTGGAGCCGGCCCTCGCCGAGCGGCAGTACCCGTTCGGTGACCTGCTGCGGGCCGGGGTGCACCTGGCGGCCGGCAGCGACTGGCCGGTCACCACGCCGGATCCGCTGCAGGGCGTCCACGTCGCGGTGAACCGGGCACACCACGGCAGCGGGTACCCCGCGTTCCTGCCCGCGCAGCGGCTGGACCTGGCGGCGGCGCTGACCGCGTACACCGCCGGGTCGGCGTTCGTGAACCACCTCGACGACACCGGCAGCATCCGCCCCGGCTTCCGCGCCGACCTGGTGGTGCTGGACCGGGACCCGTTCCGGGCCCCGGCCGCCGAGATCGGGGACGCCACTGTCGCGATGACCTTCGTGGACGGCGTGCCCGTCCACGGGGCGTGA
- a CDS encoding ABC transporter permease, producing the protein MTILKNRLFWPIAILVAMLIVNVFTSHQFLTIHDGHLFGTLIDIIRGSAPLMLVALGMTLVISTGGIDLSVGSVMAISGAVACLLIKDLSDQNAIGAVLLIVLVAIAVSALLGLWNGALVAVVGIQPIIATLILMVAGRGLAQLITDGQIINVQSSPYATIATGFFLTLPVAFLIAMAAVALTTVLTRRTALGLLLESVGGSPSASRLAGIRARRITVMVYIVSGAFAGLAGLIVSADIKSADSIHAGNLIELDAILAVVIGGTALIGGRFSIIGTVIGAILIQTLTVTVVGIGVPAKATLLFKAVIVVALCLSQSPVFREKVFGRFKSRPAVRAEVPA; encoded by the coding sequence ATGACCATCCTGAAGAACCGGCTGTTCTGGCCGATCGCCATCCTGGTGGCGATGCTGATCGTCAACGTGTTCACGTCACACCAGTTCCTCACCATCCACGACGGGCACCTGTTCGGGACGCTGATCGACATCATCCGGGGCAGCGCCCCGCTGATGCTTGTCGCGCTCGGCATGACGCTGGTCATCTCGACCGGCGGCATCGACCTGTCGGTCGGCTCGGTGATGGCGATCTCCGGTGCGGTGGCCTGTCTGCTGATCAAGGACCTGAGCGACCAGAACGCGATCGGCGCGGTGCTGCTCATCGTGCTCGTCGCGATCGCCGTCTCGGCCCTGCTCGGCCTCTGGAACGGCGCGCTGGTGGCGGTCGTCGGCATCCAGCCGATCATCGCCACGCTGATCCTCATGGTGGCCGGCCGCGGTCTGGCCCAGCTGATCACCGACGGGCAGATCATCAACGTGCAGTCCAGCCCGTACGCGACCATCGCCACCGGCTTCTTCCTCACCCTCCCGGTGGCCTTCCTGATCGCCATGGCAGCGGTCGCGCTGACCACGGTGCTGACCCGGCGGACCGCGCTGGGCCTGCTGCTGGAGTCGGTCGGTGGCAGCCCGAGCGCCAGCCGCCTGGCCGGCATCCGGGCCCGGCGGATCACCGTCATGGTGTACATCGTGTCCGGCGCCTTCGCCGGGCTGGCCGGCCTGATCGTCTCCGCGGACATCAAGAGCGCCGACAGCATCCACGCCGGCAACCTGATCGAGCTGGACGCCATCCTGGCCGTGGTGATCGGGGGCACCGCGTTGATCGGCGGCCGGTTCTCCATCATCGGCACGGTGATCGGCGCGATCCTGATCCAGACCCTGACGGTCACCGTGGTCGGCATCGGCGTGCCGGCCAAGGCGACACTGCTGTTCAAGGCGGTCATCGTGGTCGCGCTCTGCCTGTCCCAGTCGCCTGTCTTCCGCGAGAAGGTGTTCGGGCGATTCAAGTCGCGTCCCGCCGTGCGAGCCGAGGTTCCCGCATGA